In one Halococcus salsus genomic region, the following are encoded:
- the tbsP gene encoding transcriptional regulator TbsP, which translates to MTIRSAQVGTSVGENLRTILAEESGVVSAVGFDEDTTRALIEILANSEQPPNVRLLVREDMLKWLRDDFVLASTAAELLAAEMLELRAAAGRLDGELVVTEETVVSLLTPDDEQSAALVTDDEEFVAAAREHWSDRWEDGEQFDLRTPAYSRVVDSLGEEFNSEMESDFRTALESVETMDGEDELDEVGLSLLVAAKHEQLLYDISHWGEDVGVASKATFSRTKTQFEEQGLLETEKVPIDVGRPRLRLVLGEERLREADVEELASVARELLAAAPA; encoded by the coding sequence ATGACAATTCGTTCGGCCCAAGTGGGAACATCGGTGGGTGAGAATCTTCGGACGATCCTTGCCGAGGAGAGTGGAGTGGTGAGTGCAGTTGGTTTCGACGAGGACACAACACGCGCACTTATCGAGATACTCGCCAACAGCGAGCAACCACCGAACGTACGCTTGCTCGTCAGAGAAGACATGTTGAAATGGCTGCGGGATGATTTCGTGCTGGCGAGCACAGCGGCGGAATTGCTCGCAGCGGAGATGCTGGAACTGCGCGCCGCTGCTGGGCGGCTGGATGGCGAGTTGGTGGTGACAGAGGAGACGGTCGTCTCACTGCTCACACCGGATGACGAACAGAGTGCAGCACTCGTGACCGACGACGAGGAGTTCGTCGCGGCGGCTCGCGAGCACTGGAGTGATCGCTGGGAAGATGGCGAGCAGTTCGACCTGCGAACGCCGGCGTACTCGCGAGTGGTGGACTCACTCGGCGAGGAGTTCAACTCGGAGATGGAGTCGGACTTTCGGACGGCTCTGGAGTCGGTTGAGACTATGGACGGTGAGGACGAATTGGACGAAGTGGGGCTGAGTCTGCTGGTGGCAGCGAAACACGAACAGCTACTGTACGATATTTCGCACTGGGGTGAGGATGTCGGTGTCGCGAGCAAAGCAACGTTCTCACGGACGAAGACTCAGTTCGAAGAACAGGGACTGCTGGAGACGGAGAAGGTGCCGATCGACGTGGGACGGCCGCGTTTGCGTCTGGTGTTGGGCGAGGAGCGGCTCCGCGAGGCGGACGTTGAGGAGTTGGCAAGCGTCGCTCGCGAGCTGCTCGCGGCGGCTCCGGCTTAA
- a CDS encoding glycerophosphodiester phosphodiesterase, translating to MSTSLAQRLRSAVSRRTMLRVTGGVIGTSLLSGTGLAERGRDHRGPRITAHRGFAGTFPQNTIAAFEGASQLKPDRIEIDIMPCADGEIVVFHDDRLDNLTNKEGAVSQTSSETVLQAEILESGETIPTLTETLDAVRPSITMNIEFKGSGKLSWEEVARRTFETTDQFPHDIFVSSFETDALEAVRTVSPEVPIGKLFGANNEQNLKVARRLDAEAVNPSQGTLDEELVETAHDEGRDVNVYTIQNWEQADRVVDLNVDGLIADYPSVLEFPIAR from the coding sequence ATGTCAACGAGTCTTGCTCAGCGGCTCCGAAGTGCGGTTAGCAGACGAACGATGCTCAGAGTGACCGGTGGAGTAATTGGAACGTCACTGCTGAGCGGAACCGGTCTCGCAGAGCGGGGACGTGATCACCGCGGGCCACGTATTACTGCCCATCGTGGGTTCGCTGGAACGTTTCCACAGAACACCATCGCAGCCTTCGAAGGTGCCTCACAGCTCAAACCCGACCGCATCGAGATCGACATCATGCCCTGTGCCGATGGCGAGATAGTCGTCTTCCACGATGATCGTCTCGACAACCTCACCAACAAAGAAGGAGCGGTCTCACAGACATCTTCTGAAACTGTGCTCCAAGCAGAAATTCTCGAAAGCGGAGAGACGATTCCGACACTCACAGAAACACTCGATGCTGTCCGGCCGAGCATTACGATGAATATCGAGTTCAAGGGTTCGGGTAAACTCTCATGGGAAGAGGTCGCCCGTCGCACCTTCGAAACCACTGACCAGTTCCCGCACGATATCTTTGTCTCATCGTTCGAAACTGACGCCTTGGAAGCAGTCCGAACAGTGTCTCCCGAAGTACCCATCGGGAAGCTTTTTGGAGCTAACAATGAGCAGAACCTCAAGGTCGCTCGCCGACTCGATGCTGAAGCAGTCAATCCATCTCAGGGTACGCTCGACGAAGAATTGGTCGAGACAGCTCACGACGAAGGCCGGGATGTGAACGTCTATACGATTCAAAACTGGGAGCAAGCCGATCGGGTGGTCGACCTAAACGTCGATGGGCTCATTGCGGATTACCCCAGTGTGCTTGAGTTCCCCATTGCACGGTAG
- a CDS encoding calcium-binding protein, whose protein sequence is MTRSEKDEDREERIEMEIIVDTYSPEEQAMGWHAYLDDTLDFPFEARCLTEREESPLKEGETVRVIGMPTTEPTPRKQFVTIEWKNRELGVPLKQLEPVDANSTTEQAIADWHYWLDR, encoded by the coding sequence ATGACACGTTCCGAGAAAGACGAAGACCGAGAAGAACGCATTGAGATGGAGATCATCGTCGATACCTACAGTCCGGAAGAGCAGGCGATGGGCTGGCACGCCTATCTGGACGACACGCTGGACTTCCCGTTCGAAGCGCGCTGTCTCACCGAGCGCGAAGAATCCCCTCTCAAGGAAGGCGAAACCGTACGCGTGATCGGAATGCCAACGACAGAGCCGACGCCTCGCAAGCAATTCGTGACTATAGAGTGGAAGAATCGGGAGCTTGGCGTGCCACTCAAGCAACTGGAGCCGGTCGACGCCAACAGTACCACCGAACAAGCGATCGCAGACTGGCACTACTGGCTCGACCGCTGA
- a CDS encoding DEAD/DEAH box helicase family protein produces MRIEFDGGTLLLREAGEDVPYAEWDDRVDDYRAPAYRYQPLLEWADAWDDENPTSATRESAHQETIQSATVAVEDTARAYPALALDPALQIEPREYQQAALDAWRTHDRRGSVVLPTGSGKTFLGIQAIADAGVAALVVAPTIDLMNQWHATLTNAFGDQLPRQSGDESGQAVGVLGGGTHETRSITVTTYDSAYRYIDEYGDQFGLLIADEIHHLPAPTYRQIPEMAIAPYRLGLTATYERADDAHELLEDTGLIGPVVYEEEVDELAGEYLSEYETIHMQVELTDDERSQYDEEYGIYREYVDTHDFDLWKAEGYQEFLAHTSYDSDGRRALIAKQRAEELARTAAKKLDTLDTLLKRHHNDRTIIFTANNDFAYEISQEFIVPCITHQTKTDERTEILERFRTGEYSILATSQVLDEGIDVPAANVGIILSGSASKRQYAQRLGRILRPTDERQPARLYEIIATNTMENYVSQRRREGVEAEA; encoded by the coding sequence ATGCGGATCGAGTTCGACGGGGGCACGCTCCTGCTTCGAGAGGCTGGTGAGGACGTTCCGTACGCGGAGTGGGACGACCGGGTTGACGACTACCGCGCGCCCGCGTATCGCTACCAGCCTCTGCTCGAATGGGCTGACGCATGGGACGATGAGAACCCTACCTCCGCTACACGGGAGTCAGCCCACCAAGAGACCATCCAGTCGGCGACTGTTGCGGTCGAGGATACGGCTCGGGCCTATCCTGCCCTCGCGCTCGATCCGGCGCTCCAGATCGAACCACGCGAGTACCAACAGGCGGCGCTCGATGCGTGGCGCACTCATGACCGACGCGGCAGCGTCGTCCTTCCAACTGGAAGCGGGAAGACGTTCCTGGGTATCCAAGCCATCGCAGATGCCGGTGTCGCTGCGCTCGTGGTCGCGCCGACGATCGATCTGATGAACCAGTGGCACGCCACCCTCACCAACGCCTTCGGCGATCAACTGCCCCGTCAGAGCGGAGACGAATCCGGACAGGCGGTCGGCGTGCTCGGTGGCGGTACTCACGAGACCAGGTCGATCACGGTGACGACCTATGACAGCGCGTATCGCTACATCGACGAGTATGGCGACCAGTTCGGGCTCCTGATCGCGGACGAAATCCACCATTTGCCAGCCCCGACCTATAGACAGATCCCGGAGATGGCCATCGCGCCATATCGTCTCGGGCTCACCGCCACCTACGAGCGCGCCGACGATGCCCACGAACTCCTCGAAGACACCGGTCTCATCGGCCCAGTCGTCTACGAAGAGGAAGTCGACGAGCTCGCCGGCGAGTATCTCAGCGAGTACGAAACCATCCACATGCAGGTCGAGTTGACCGACGACGAACGCTCCCAGTACGACGAGGAGTACGGCATCTATCGTGAGTATGTCGACACGCACGACTTCGACCTCTGGAAAGCCGAGGGCTATCAGGAGTTCCTCGCGCACACCTCCTACGATTCTGACGGCCGCCGAGCGCTGATCGCCAAGCAGCGCGCCGAGGAACTCGCACGCACCGCGGCGAAGAAACTCGATACGCTGGACACACTCCTTAAACGCCACCACAACGATCGGACGATCATCTTCACCGCGAACAACGATTTCGCCTACGAGATCTCCCAGGAGTTCATCGTCCCCTGTATCACTCATCAGACCAAGACCGACGAGCGTACGGAAATCCTCGAACGGTTTCGGACTGGTGAGTACTCGATCTTAGCGACCTCGCAGGTACTGGACGAGGGGATCGACGTGCCCGCCGCGAACGTCGGGATCATCCTCTCTGGGAGCGCGTCGAAACGCCAGTACGCCCAACGTCTCGGTCGGATCCTGCGTCCGACCGACGAGCGCCAGCCCGCGCGCCTCTACGAGATCATCGCCACGAATACGATGGAGAACTACGTCTCCCAGCGCCGCCGCGAAGGCGTCGAGGCAGAAGCGTGA